The genomic DNA AAATCCCCAGCCCACTCTTTCAGCAAGCTACATTTCTCTTTAAATactgtttccattttttttatgcacaTTATATACTTGCAGCCCACTTGTCATCGGAGAGGATATCACCATAACGTGTTGGGTCACAAATCTCTCCAATTGATTTCACATTTCAGATTGGTTGCCTACTTGGGATGCCTGGGATTTGGAACTTGAGACAAGTCCCTCTAGGATTGGGTAAATTTTCAAGTGGATTAGATGGGGTCAAACTCCAGCATCATGAAGgaataaaatcaagaagagaTGTGTATAtgtttcattctttattctgttattattattttttttttgcactaaAATTCAAGGCTATAGGCTGTACACAGCTAGTTTTGCTTGCCCATGTGGTCTACCTTTCATGTGTATTTTTTGTTGGCACTTGACAGCAAAACATGCCCCATACTCACCTTGTAAGGCAAGATGAGCTAGTGATGACCCATCTGTGACTGCACCCAAAAAGCGATGCTGGCGCAATTTAAGCTGTAAAAAGCTAGGAAAGAGCAAGAGAGCTATGCATTTTCATAATTGAGGCATGTCAAAATGAGAagcactttttcattttttttaccctttACATGCTTACCTTTTTCATACAAAGGGGTCCTCTTGACCCCTCTGTGGGTGGTACTAATAATTACACCGATTATTATACGTAGACTGTTTCCCCTTGGTAGACCTTGGTTTGAGTCATCATCACTATGTGATCAGGCATGCTGAATTTCTGATACGGTTCCAAATTATGGGGAAACCATTTCGGCAGTAGGGGGGTCCATTCTGTTCCTGGTAATTCATTCTTTCCCTAAAACAGGTGTCTACTCTCTAGTAGTGTATCAACCCTCTTTACTTCTTAAATCTTCAAATTTAGTTGAGAAACATGTGTTATTACTTGCATTactttaaatttctaaatttggtGTAGGGGTTTTTTCAACACAAGCACATGGGAGCCCCCATTTTCTTCTctcctcttctttgttttttcaaatttccaaattccaTATCCCTCGATTATCCCATTCTTTTTGTCATATTAAAGGACTGTGATCGGAGAAGGTTATCCATCACCATCCTAATAGAAAGCAACATTACTTTCTTGCCACTGAAATGGATTGGGCATAAAGCCTACTCTGTCATGCGACAGAGAGTGAGGTGAGGTTTAAAATGTATGGCTTTTGTTTAATCATTCACACATGGTGTTGCTGCTACTCAGCAGGACGTGCTTCGTCTTTACAATCACAATCCCCAAGTCCAACCCATCACCCCCACCAAAGAAAAGATTCTTTggaacaaaatataatttatgttaGAAAGTGTTGAGAAGGAATAGGAAAAGAATAGGCAAAGGAGAGATGTTGAAAGGAAGGAGCAGGCACTGCGAGGCCTTATCCTCAAGGGAAAGTTCCTGATTTGATCTTAATATCCACTTCCACACCGATTGTTATtgcaagtctaaaattttctagTGCCCTAGATATACACAAGATTATGTCAAATGACTCAAATCCATGAGGCTTGGTCACTCTccaaaagaaagagagaatggaTACTTGGTCAATGCCGTTACAGAATATTAATATGTAGTTGATTGAAAATATCACTCTTGGTCTCCTTCAAAGTGGATTTACCTCTGACACGGCTATCCACTTGGGGCCTCTGTATGGGTATTGAGTGCTAGGCTTTTACATAATTGGAGTGCAATTCAATTGGGGCAAATCTCTCTGGAAATTTGATTTTGGTGGTTGGAGCTGATGGGATACACACATAGAATTACTTAATCAAGCTCTACATGGATTTTTAGCAATGGAGATCAGGAGAGGTGACCCATCTCATCTGATATTACAAATTGATTTGTGAAATTCCCTACTGATACTCAAAAATCAAGTGAAAAACTGTCAGCTTATAGCCTATATGCTGTGATCTAAACTAATGAGGACAGGACAGTGGTAAACAAACTGGCCTCCAATCTTAATGCAACCATACCATACCAAAACTAGACTACAGGCTAGGATAGGATGTTTTCTACGTCATCGATTTGTATGACTTTGACCCACCGAAAACGACCGTTGGTttcaaccagatctcaatctctccactaaaatttaaaatattaaaaaatagaaaaccagcGATGACTAATCTATGAGAGAGAGGAAGCGAGGAAACATGAAACGGAGAAAAGCAGAAGGCTTAAAGCAAAGCAGTTAAGGCCTTTTGCAAATCACATGAGCGAGAGAAtaaatatatagagagaaaggAAGTAGAAAAAGCAAGCAAAGCCTTGGATCCACAAATCCCTACGCgcgcgcgcacacacacactCTCAAATCAGAAATACAGTGTCTTATCATTCCGATCCTTTCTCCCATTTCAAGTTTCGACTCGAGTGATCTTGCTGCAATGTATGCCGTCtgattcatcctcatcatctcTCTCACTCCACCGTTTGATCTCCGGCAATGGGAGCCCGCTGCTCTAAATTCTCACTCTGCTGGTGGCAATCTCACCTCAAACCCTCAGTTCTTGACCCCTCTGATCTCGGTACCTATCTCTGCTATATCTCTCTTACTGCTTTCGATGATCTTCACTCTGTTCTTCAATTAGTGTTACGGCCGATGTTCTTGCAGAGAATGGGGGTAAAGCTGACCGGAACTCGCTGCCCAGCTTCACCGAGTTTAGTTTGGACCAACTCAAAGCTGCCACGTCGGGGTTCTCCTCCGATAACATAGTGTCGGAGCACGGAGAAAAAGCTCCAAATATTGTTTACAAAGGGAAACTCGATGCTGACCGTTGGATCGCTGTTAAGCGGTTTAACAAGTTGGCCTGGCCTGATTCTCGTCAATTCGTTGTTCGTTGCTTTGCTTTACAGTTTCAATTATGTGTGATTGTTCATCTTAATTGTTCTTTCTGAGTTTTAATTGATGCGATCGGGGTTTAGGAGGAAGCAAGATCCGTGGGAAATTTGAGGAATGAGAGATTAGCGAATTTGATGGGATGTTGCTGTGAAGGTGATGAGAGATTGCTCGTGGCAGAGTTTATGCCAAATGAAACTCTTGCGAAGCATCTTTTTCACTGTGAGTGTTTTTGAGTTTCTCTATATATGTTTTTGAAATGTAGTTCCTGTGTGGACTGTGTGATTagtgttatataaatttttgctGCTAGTGTGAAAGATGTTAGCAACTAAGCATCTATTATTTGGTTTAGGTTAGTATCAAGTAGTAGAAATATGCTTTTCTTATAAACAGGTTATGGAAATGGAAATTTTGTAAACAATGAGATGCTCAATGGTTTAAAATGAAAGGATTTAATCAGttttgttagatttttttttcaagtatgaCAACCTGTACTTGGTGCCAATGGACTGAATGaatcagttttgtttttgttggctTTGATCAACCAAAGAATAAAGCAGATTGCAATATGAATTCATTTGAGCGGAGTTTAGCATAGTATGCATTGCAAGCTTAATATAGGAGGTCAAACTTGAAGCACTTCCATCTGTCATACAAAATTGTCAGCTTGATATTTTGAGCTGATTTAGTTGGGTTCTCATAAACTATGTATGAAACTTGAAATGTTTCCATCTAGTGTACATGGTGTTACCTTAATACTTCTGGAAATTACTTCATTGCATTGAATAATTGTTTTCATGATTGTTATGGGTTAAATTGGCTTAGGGGAGGCCCAGCCTATGAAATGGGCAATGAGATTGAGGGTAGCATTGTATTTAGCACAAGCTTTGGAATATTGCAGCAGTAAAGGACGGGCCTTGTATCATGATCTTAATGCCTACAGAGTCTTATTTGATCAGGTATATTATTTTTACCTATcttgtttttcaatttatttttatgactGGCTCTTATTTGTGGGGAGTGGTTGACAGGATGGTAATCCCAGACTGTCTTGCTTTGGCCTTATGAAGAATAGTAGAGATGGCAAGAGTTACAGCACCAATTTGGCTTTCACCCCTCCAGAGTATTTGAGAACAGGTGAATACTGCTTGCAAAGAGTACCTTGTGTTGCAATATACTTGGATGATGCTACATGCCATTATACTGCACCATTTCAATCTAGACCCAGTAATTTATCGATGTTGATATGTATATTAATAGaagattcattttattttattctctctGCTGTTTCTTTCTCAACCTTATAAATAGCAAATATATGGTCCTCAATATATTCCCAAAACCTATGCAAAAAGGATATTGTCTTTGTCTCCCTGTTCAACTAATTACAGATATTTTGAACATcaatctataatattttttttttttgatagataacaTCAATCTATAAtatgaaattcattttgacGTTGTTGTTGGTGTTTGAAAATGatgtctaaattttttataaaaaaaaaatgttgaaaggCCATAATCACATAGCATGAGCAATGTAAAATGTGAGAGTGCATGAGGTTGATGCTTTGTTATGTAAATGCCAACTTGAAGCTGAACTTTGCTTGTATATCTCTACATTTGGCAGGTAGAGTGACACCAGAAAGTGTAGTGTACAGCTTTGGGACCTTGTTGCTTGATCTCTTGAGTGGCAAACATATTCCACCAAGCCATGtaattcttctttctttatattaCTCTTATTTTAAAACAGAAACTCGTACATGTTTTTCCTTATGATCTATTAGTGTTTCTTGGCCACAAGTGGAAAACAGAAAGCCTTTGTTACTATGTGATTGCTTGTAAAATCTGGCAATGATTGCATTAATTTGCTGACGGCCTGTCAGGGAGCCCAGTTGGTTAGTGCACGACTGCCACCTGGGTTTGATTCAGGTCCTCATGGAGAGTTTGAAAGGCTCATCCatggaaattataaaaaaagaaaagaaaaaaaaaaccgataatgataataatttgcTTCCATGTCTGTCAAGCATTCCAAAAGCCAGACATGAATCATCTTGAAGCAAACTCTTGAGCGGTTTTGCCCCCATTGCCTGAATCATCTGGGTTAGAATGACTGAAGGATCCTGGCCagcaatttttaagaattttattcaGTTTTGCAACTTATAGTCACTCAGAGTTCCTAGTTCAATGCTgacttttatttggtttctaGTTCACAATACCAAGGTTTTGTCATTTTTGCTACCAATTTGGTTGTGTCAAAATACACTTCTTGAATTTCATCATATGTTTGGAATTTGGAAGTTTGGTGAACGATCTTGGAATTTTTAGATCATCctgaattttttcaaaatcataacAAAATGTCACTGTATGctagtttcttattttctagCAAATGACTGGTTGGCCTTTTGACTTTTAGAACCTTGTATGCTTACGTGATATGAATTTGGGGATTATTTAGCATGGTTACATCCTTTATAGGGTAATGAGGttgaactttaattaaattctaaatatgCTCAAAATTGTGACAAAATCTTAGGGTCTGTTTGTTAAGttctcaaaaacagttttctattttttagagcAACAAATTAGGatgtttgataattagaaaatagaaaataaggatCTTTTTGttaactattcttaaaaactgaaaaacatgtttgacatccaaaaaatagaaaatggttgtttcttcttaaaaatagaaaataaggcaTTTTATTATAACATCTTTCAgttatttttactaattttttaaagactattttttttaaaaataattatgcaaatatgaaaaatgattaaaaatagagCATTAcaaataaatgttattttaaaaaatatttaaaagtataaaaaacatgttaagaACATTTTAAGCTCCCATACATACTTTTGTTCTACTAAACATTAAAGAATAgctttcaaaaatagttctcaaaaacTAGTTTTCAGAACCCTTTTTGAAAATCCTTCCCAAATAGAGctagttttttgttcttgaaaatagaaaaatggtgTTTTATGAGAAcatatgttaattatttttatttgtttttaaaaaaataataggataaatataaagaataattgaaaataaaagataatatataaaatttattttaaaaaaatctatagaaacataaaaaacaagttgGAAACATTCCAAGTTCccaaacaaaaattgaaaacatagaaaacaagttgAAAACATCCCAAGttcttaaacaaatttttgttctagaaaaaacatcaaagaaccgtttttgaaaactgttaccagaaactgttttttaagaaccatttttgaaaatgtttccaaatagACCTAGTGTTTGctagttttctaattttttgatACATGATTGGTCAATATGTTGAAATCTAGAACCTCATTACATGGTAGATAATGTGTGCTATGCTAAATTCCTGTCTAGCAAATGCTATTAAATACTTTTGtttagttaaaataaataaacaaataatgaaaaaaaaaaaaaaactggtttCAGTTAAATCATTCCAGCATGTTATTGCTTTCAACTGCCTGTAAGAGGTAAGCTTCTTGCAATGTTGGTTGACTACTGTCATTCAATTTTGTAGTAACTTACAACTTTCCTTTTTGCTTGTAAAGTTTTGAGCGCCAATGTTAGCCTttgataatttgaaatttttatggatAATTGTTATTCTGGTGACTGCTAAAATGCAACTCCAGAACCACTTTAAGGAGGTAATTTGCTTTAGTGCTAGAACTGATTCCTACCTTTCTCTGGATGTCTATTCTTGCAGGCACTTGATCTGATTCGTGGCAAGAATTTTCTGATGTTGATGGACTCTTGTTTGGAGGGTCATTTCTCGAATGATGATGGTACTGAGTTAGTGCGGCTGGCTTCCCGCTGTTTGCAGTATGAAGCTCGTGAGAGACCAAATGCAAAGTCCCTTGTTACTGCTCTTATGTCTCTTCAGAAAGAAACAGAGGTAATGCACAATAATTGATTGGATTGCCTTTTTTGAATCTTGTGTAGTCACAATGTTTGTACTGCTGTTGTAATTGATAACTTCCTCTTCTCCAATGATgttatgttttcattttatttttatataaatgtcatCTCTCTTGTTACTTCGAGGAAGAGCATGTGGTTCTTTTAGGTTAGCATTTgcatttaaatatttgtttctaTGATTAAAATGACACTGTAtgagagaattttttttgtccCTTGATCACTGTAGAGTATTGTTCTCTAATGTAATGGTGAAACTCCTAACAAATAATAGTAAACCATATTGCATGGTGGCCTTCACCCTCTTGAATAAGATGAAAGGTTTTTCAAACTTTACAAAGGAGGATCAGAAGGATAAGTGAAATGCGCTTCACACAGAATTTCTATGAGAATTTCTACTCGTAATATGTTTCTGAAAGACAGATGCATGTTGTTGTTAGAAGTTGGCTTACATTTGAATTGTACAAGTGGAgagtattaaatgtatttttctaattcaattGTAATCTGGCAGGTTCCATCATACATCTTGATGGGTATCGCACATGACACTGCTTCCCCAGCAGAGCCATTGTCATTAACCCCTTTTGGTGAAGCTTGCTTGAGAATGGATCTCACTGCTATACATGAAATCTTGGACAAGATTGGATACAAGGATGATGAAGGGATTGCCAATGAGGTTTGCTACTGCATGTCCTAAATTTGACATTCTCTTTTGTACAGTTTGAAGGACTTAGCTAGTGCCTAATTCAGTAAGATGGGATCATTACTAATgcttgaaaaccattttttgtgCTTCCAGTTGTTTCTAATAATTGCAACAAGGAGGACTGGGAGGGGCTACCGTCCTACCCTGACTCTACTAGGAAGAGAAAAACCTCTTTCCACACCACTAACCTGTTTGGCAAACTAAGTGAATGAAAAATCTTCATGCTACAAGTGCTTGTAGATCTCACACACGCATGTACCAACAGTTGGTTGGGAGAGGGATGACTTGAATAACATGAAAAAGTgcagaagaaatttttttattccatcttTTATGAAcagaataaacaaaatatttacatTGAACTTCAAACAGATTCCCTATAGTGATTTATGTTAATGTTGTTTCAGCAATAATACTTCATTTCTCAcctatatttgttttttaaacaaGTACTTTGATGCTAATTTTGTTCTAGTGTTTCTGTCTCTGCAGCTTTCATTTCAGATGTGGACCAATCAAATGCAGGAGACCTTGAATTCTAAGAAGCATGGAGACACCGCTTTCCGAGCTAAGGATTTCACAACTGCCATTGATTGCTACACCCAAGTGAGTAAAAAAATCCCTTTTTATGTTAAAGCCATTGTAATGTCATACTACTTTTAAGATTTAGAATTTGTGTATAGTATATACTTCCAACACTGACAAAGTTGCCAGACATGGTGATCTTAGAAACCTAAAACCCTTACATGTCCGTAGGTCTATGACTCTATAACCCCAGAAAGATAAACTTAAAACTACCTCATCATTCCATATTTATTACTATATGTATCGTGCAATGTTTTCACAAAAAGTTTCTACAAAATAGTGGTTAATTCATGTGTCTAGAATCTCAATTGGTTTGATTACATGGTGGTTTCACTCAATCAAGCTCCTGGAGTTCTGGTCTAGTAGCAGTTGTAAGGCTACGTTTAGTTCctaagtattaaggaaagaaaaaaaatgtaaggaaaatggttttctcatttGGTTTTAccgtaaaaaatataaaagaaaataaaatataattaaaattagtaagaaattGATGtgtttttaaagtatttaatcTTTGCATAATAAAGggaaataagtgaaatgagtttaaagaagcatataaaaataatttatggactttatacctatttttattttccatcatttttttctttccttttatttttcctttccattcactctccatctcatttttttcttaaattttatgggaaccaaacatggACTTAAAGGTTCTTCCACATCAGCTTAGGATCGTCTAAAATTCATGTGGGTTTGGACAAAGGccataaattattatttgtgtTTTCTGTAGTTCATTGATGGCGGGACCATGGTATCTCCAACTGTGTATGCTAGGCGCTGCTTGTCCTACTTAATGAATGACATGCCCCAAGAAGCTCTTGGGGATGCCATGCAAGCTCAGGTGGTGTCCCCTGAGTGGGCCACTGCTTTCTATCTTCAAGCAGCTGCCCTCTTCAGTCTTGGGATGGATACTGATGCCCAAGAAACACTCAAAGATGGCACAAACTTGGAAgtcaaaaagagcaaaaattGAGTGTATAGgtttcttttcctctctcttgCTTCCTTCTTTTAACTGTAATTTTGTTTAGTCTCTTGTATTTATTCCCTATTTGTCATATTTTGCCATTTTCAGCTCTTGCCACCTTAGAGGATTCTTTGAAATTATTGttggttttgatatatatatatatatatttttccttttttctcattCTCTAAATATGAATCTAAAAGAAATCGAAGAAAGAAGGTTAAACACTTTTGACTGTTAATTGTTTACATATATTCTGTCATCCAAACCTGCAAATCTAGAATTACACTGCACAGCTTGTTGGATGGCTGGTTTAAGTTCTGATTTTGATTCACTGTGGCGATTAAACCCAAATGATAGGGTTGAAATTTTGGGCTGAAAGCCCGGAACTCCTTTTTATGAACAAGGACATCAAGAACAAGACAACAACACTGTTGAATCTTAATATGGTTCAGATTGCTCTTGATTTTAATGGAAAACCCGGGCCCTCACCCTGGGTGCGCAATGCGCATCACCACAAAAAAATCTCTTCGAACATATACTATGACCAAGGGCCCGTTAACTGCGATAGGCCCACTTCTGGACTCGGCAAGGGATCTGACTCTGAGCTACCTGGCTCTTCAACTGGGACATGGCCACGTCCCGCAGCAGCCTTGCACTAAGTTGGCTGATTGTGTTATTCAGTAGAATAAAAAAGATTTGCAGGATTTTGTTTTCAAAGCCGATAAGTGGAGCGACAACAGTACGAAGatacttataatattaaaagaagAGACAATGGCACTTTTATGACATGGGATAACAAAGACTAGTCGTAAAGCTCTGATAATTATAAGAAACAAGCAAATGTGGATATAACTAACTCGAATAATACGTGTGAAGGCAAATACAACTGTATGGATAACTATATAAACGCCTCAAGGCTTGACACTGTGCTGGCACGCCCATCCTCCCACTCGAGTTCTTCTGCACTGTTTTACAGAATTGATTCTTTACAGGATCTCATGATGGCACGTTGAAGTGAAAGAGCCAAGATATGACAAAAGCAAACACCATGCAAGCAAGCAGGAAATTTAGGAAGCGATGGCCATGCCAGAAGCTTCGGGTCTCAGCACCAGACACTGTTGTAGAGACTGCAGCTGGGGCTGTGGCTGTGGCTGTGACTGTGGCATTATTGCTGGTTTCATTTGAATGCTCTGTCAACTCCATTTCGCTTGCACTAAAAACATTTCGTGCAGTCGAATTACAGATTTCACAAGTCCTGAAAAAATTTAGCAAACTGAATTAGTGGAGAAGCAATTTCACAGGCAAGATGCCGAATTCTCCCATCCACACAAAAATGCCCATACAAGCAGCTAACAATACTTACAACCATTACTTAAGTATGGGGAACAAAAGTAGGGAGCAAATTGAATTGTTCAGTAATGCTCTCTGTTTGATGCTTTTTTTGTGAAAGAGAGCTAAGAAAGGACAAACCCGACAAAACAAATCTTCTCTGGGAGGAGGAAAGATCCGTTTATCCAAAATGAAAACGTAAAAAGTACCAGACAACTGAATACAACAAGGACATATCTCATCAAATGTCTCAGAAAGTATACCATGATGGgagaataaaaatatcaaacaaacaaaaaaaaggacaaTTAAAGAAGAGAATCAAATATGACCCATTTAAATTCTGCATGAACTTAAAATTCCACGCCTCAAGTTGTGGTGAAGGCTTCATTCTTCGTTAGTGAGTATGCTCTTGATGATAAATTTTTTGCAATGAAATGAAATGTAAAGCATAGTTGAGCTATTAATACCATACCTGAGAAACTTTAatcaaattatatcaaatatcaaattggAATCTTAGAAGGTATCAATTCTTAGATTCTCAGATCTAACAGAAAACTGCCACCACATCTTAGAAATTAGGTTCGAATCAACAAGTTCAGACTTAAGGGTATCCAAACTGCTAAGGACATTATAAAAGTAAATCATTCCCCAAACagccaaaatatataagaatcaCTATGTCTATATCCATTAATAATTGGGTGGGGCATGATACTTCGAACTCTGATCTATGACcatatgaaaaggaaaaaaaaatcactagtCACTATTAAAACCAACAGAAAATCTGGAATCTGCATCATGCGATGGAAATGTCTTAGGTGGAGCACTTCGAAGAAGTAATCTTCAGCTGGGAAAACCATATATACGAAGGAGGGGTCAAATCTCCACTATCATAAAGAGAAGGGAAAccagaaaaaagagaaataggGAGATTCCTAAACATCCAAAAAAGGACAGAGTAGAAGGGAATCTTCTGCATATGTAGGCATAGAAACAGGTCTTCATGATGCTTTACTCAATGGCTTTACTTTTTCCATCATCTTCTTTAATTAGCGTAATCTCCCTTTCCACTTTTCATTTAATATCAAACATAGTTCTTATAACAGAGCAGACCTCTTATGCTAAGTTTTAATTAAACTGCATGGTTCAAGAACCCAAACTCTGaaataatcaacacaaaatCATCAATCAGGACAAGGGGTTCCCACGTTAGAACAAAATCATAGTTAAAAATACAGGCATGTAATTGAAACACATCCGAGTGAACGT from Vitis riparia cultivar Riparia Gloire de Montpellier isolate 1030 chromosome 8, EGFV_Vit.rip_1.0, whole genome shotgun sequence includes the following:
- the LOC117920191 gene encoding serine/threonine-protein kinase BSK5-like; protein product: MGARCSKFSLCWWQSHLKPSVLDPSDLENGGKADRNSLPSFTEFSLDQLKAATSGFSSDNIVSEHGEKAPNIVYKGKLDADRWIAVKRFNKLAWPDSRQFVEEARSVGNLRNERLANLMGCCCEGDERLLVAEFMPNETLAKHLFHWEAQPMKWAMRLRVALYLAQALEYCSSKGRALYHDLNAYRVLFDQDGNPRLSCFGLMKNSRDGKSYSTNLAFTPPEYLRTGRVTPESVVYSFGTLLLDLLSGKHIPPSHALDLIRGKNFLMLMDSCLEGHFSNDDGTELVRLASRCLQYEARERPNAKSLVTALMSLQKETEVPSYILMGIAHDTASPAEPLSLTPFGEACLRMDLTAIHEILDKIGYKDDEGIANELSFQMWTNQMQETLNSKKHGDTAFRAKDFTTAIDCYTQFIDGGTMVSPTVYARRCLSYLMNDMPQEALGDAMQAQVVSPEWATAFYLQAAALFSLGMDTDAQETLKDGTNLEVKKSKN